In one window of Aceticella autotrophica DNA:
- the cobN gene encoding cobaltochelatase subunit CobN has translation MLKIAAFRVIFGPSTVGRLYEQAIAELKSVIDIEFRYVQPAAAGLPMPSPDWLRFAKEEADAIFFGFPLEFKALGDLFRQLSEELKKPVVPVTTEVEGLGNVAPETVQRAIAYHLYGGRENLKQFFCWLGEIAGRLPEVQAQLPQELPWAGFYHPKSSRFYTSLKEYLDWYGERHPLVGLLFPRVFWVEENLSGCDAIIEEIERRGAGVIPVFSDGWFGQVKNDDVIRQFFFRNGKPVIEALVAYSAFFLKTQRQVVALKQEPSNDVLRELNVPVLKMIQAASQTEEQWREDPQGLNLPQVIISITLPEFDGLIEPLLVSVAEDESDFARAKPLRKEVGYLVDRMMKWIELRHKSNAEKKVAFILLNSPCKSVEATVGTAFGLDSLESVVRILKQMSDEGYRLEWVPQDGQELAEAILGRKALPDFRWTTLDEVVTKGGAAALVPLEKYLSWFNELPEEARGKVAAAWGHPGAAIELNGVEKLSLGLYDGQIVIPGIITGNIFIGVQPKRGCAGSRCDGEICKILHDPDVPPPHQWLAWHKWLEEEFGADVMVHVGTHGVLELLPGKTTALSESCFPRISLGKVPHLYIYNLVNPMEAVVAKRRSAAVIVDHLPPVLASMRLSGDLLELEELLEDFQKAAGMKEKAREAVLLEQIEKKARAAGLLPEGMEPDPAMLHEKLTVLRESQFRDGLHIFGEAPKGEALAELLNTVLRLDQPDCPALRRAMADCFGLYYDDMLQNPEALGPDGMTNGKFLDDLDRLGRDILLDILDITLDSDDEAMTCAEKHLYDFAKRHNIVFNYKKEMLSKVITKALRIIPQVRRTTDEISNLLRGFNGEFIEPGASGALARGKVEVLPTGRNLYSIDPWRIPTSAAWVVGKRLAEDLVAKYVSDEGIYPETIGFTLRAMDPFRADGEMIAQILYILGVEPIWVAGRVVSLKPISLEKLRRPRIDCMVNLSSILRDGMPRAYELIDQAVKMVAELPELSEQNFVRKHVLEREAELAEEHGAEEARRLASLRVFSSAPGTYGTGVELAVSASAWKEEKDLGEVYFHWTGYAYGEGVYARKATDELIDNCRRVTVTFEKFDSDEIDLLDCCHIYGVHGGFTVAAQVASGKEVKTLFGDTHDPARPVIRTLREELSRIAHTRLLNPAWIEGKKRHGYKGAGDISSRVDHMYGWQATTRQVENWVFDGIAEKFIVDEENRKFFEENNPWALEEITRRLLEAESRGLWQADPEMLTQVKEIYLKIEGWMEENMGEVKGEFQGGAIDIITSEEVADWKSKIQEIKGKLEKEN, from the coding sequence ATGTTAAAAATCGCAGCTTTTAGAGTTATTTTTGGACCGAGCACTGTGGGGCGTTTATATGAGCAGGCAATAGCTGAATTAAAAAGTGTTATAGATATAGAGTTTCGCTATGTCCAGCCGGCGGCAGCAGGACTGCCCATGCCGTCGCCGGATTGGCTTCGGTTTGCAAAGGAGGAAGCTGATGCGATTTTTTTTGGATTTCCATTGGAATTTAAGGCATTGGGGGACTTATTTAGACAGCTTAGTGAGGAATTGAAAAAGCCGGTTGTGCCGGTGACAACTGAGGTAGAGGGATTAGGCAACGTAGCACCGGAGACGGTACAGCGTGCTATTGCTTATCACCTGTACGGTGGGAGAGAGAATCTGAAACAGTTTTTCTGTTGGTTAGGAGAGATTGCTGGAAGACTTCCGGAAGTACAGGCACAACTGCCACAGGAACTTCCATGGGCTGGATTTTACCATCCGAAGTCAAGCCGGTTTTACACTTCTTTAAAGGAGTACTTGGATTGGTACGGAGAACGACATCCACTTGTCGGACTTCTTTTCCCTCGGGTATTTTGGGTGGAGGAAAACCTATCGGGGTGTGATGCTATTATCGAAGAAATTGAACGGCGCGGCGCCGGAGTGATTCCCGTTTTCAGTGATGGTTGGTTTGGCCAGGTAAAGAACGATGATGTAATCCGGCAGTTTTTCTTCCGCAATGGGAAGCCGGTTATTGAAGCCCTAGTAGCCTACAGTGCGTTTTTCCTCAAAACACAGCGGCAGGTTGTGGCACTGAAGCAGGAGCCTTCAAATGATGTACTTCGGGAGTTGAATGTGCCCGTTTTAAAAATGATTCAGGCGGCCAGCCAGACAGAAGAGCAATGGAGAGAAGACCCTCAGGGTTTAAATTTGCCGCAGGTAATCATCAGTATTACCTTGCCGGAGTTCGATGGACTCATCGAGCCGCTTCTGGTTAGTGTGGCAGAAGATGAAAGCGATTTTGCACGAGCCAAGCCACTACGTAAGGAAGTAGGTTATTTGGTTGACAGAATGATGAAGTGGATTGAACTCCGACATAAGTCCAATGCTGAAAAAAAAGTAGCCTTCATCCTTTTGAATTCTCCCTGTAAGAGTGTAGAAGCTACGGTGGGTACGGCTTTCGGGCTTGATAGTTTAGAAAGCGTAGTACGCATCTTAAAGCAGATGAGTGATGAGGGATATCGCCTTGAATGGGTGCCACAAGATGGTCAAGAGCTAGCGGAAGCAATTTTGGGACGCAAAGCGCTTCCTGACTTTCGTTGGACAACATTGGATGAAGTGGTGACCAAAGGCGGCGCCGCAGCGCTCGTGCCATTAGAGAAGTATCTCTCTTGGTTTAATGAGCTTCCGGAAGAAGCCAGGGGAAAGGTAGCTGCGGCATGGGGCCATCCTGGTGCGGCAATAGAGTTAAATGGAGTAGAAAAACTCTCTTTGGGTCTTTATGATGGACAAATTGTTATTCCCGGCATCATCACAGGTAACATCTTTATTGGCGTGCAGCCAAAGAGGGGTTGCGCTGGTTCCCGTTGCGATGGAGAAATTTGCAAAATCCTTCATGACCCCGATGTACCGCCGCCCCATCAGTGGCTGGCTTGGCACAAGTGGCTCGAGGAGGAATTTGGTGCCGACGTGATGGTACACGTAGGGACCCATGGGGTATTGGAGCTTCTGCCTGGCAAGACTACTGCTCTGTCTGAATCCTGCTTCCCCCGTATTTCTCTAGGTAAGGTACCGCACCTTTACATTTACAACCTGGTCAACCCAATGGAGGCGGTAGTGGCAAAACGGCGTTCGGCAGCAGTCATTGTAGATCACCTGCCGCCGGTTCTGGCTAGTATGCGGTTAAGCGGAGATCTTTTAGAGTTAGAGGAACTTTTAGAGGACTTTCAGAAGGCTGCAGGGATGAAGGAAAAGGCACGTGAGGCAGTGCTTTTGGAGCAGATTGAGAAGAAAGCTCGGGCAGCCGGATTGCTGCCCGAGGGTATGGAACCAGATCCTGCGATGCTGCATGAAAAACTCACCGTTTTGCGTGAGAGCCAGTTTCGTGACGGTCTGCATATATTTGGGGAGGCACCGAAAGGTGAAGCACTGGCAGAATTGCTCAACACAGTACTCAGGTTGGACCAACCGGACTGCCCAGCTCTGAGACGGGCCATGGCAGATTGTTTTGGGTTGTATTACGATGATATGCTACAAAATCCTGAGGCGTTAGGACCGGATGGAATGACAAATGGCAAATTCCTGGACGACTTAGACCGGTTGGGTAGAGATATCCTGTTGGATATTTTAGATATTACGTTGGATTCGGATGACGAGGCAATGACATGTGCTGAAAAGCATCTATATGATTTTGCTAAACGTCATAACATTGTATTCAATTATAAAAAAGAGATGTTATCCAAGGTGATAACTAAGGCATTGCGAATCATTCCGCAGGTGCGCCGAACCACCGATGAGATAAGCAATCTTCTTAGAGGCTTCAACGGAGAGTTTATTGAGCCGGGGGCTTCCGGTGCTTTAGCACGAGGGAAGGTGGAAGTATTGCCAACCGGCCGCAACCTGTATTCTATTGATCCCTGGCGCATTCCTACATCAGCGGCTTGGGTGGTGGGTAAGCGTTTGGCTGAAGACCTCGTTGCTAAATATGTGAGCGATGAAGGTATTTATCCAGAGACTATTGGCTTTACACTACGAGCAATGGATCCCTTTCGAGCTGATGGTGAGATGATTGCCCAGATTCTTTATATTCTTGGTGTGGAGCCAATCTGGGTAGCAGGGCGAGTGGTATCACTTAAGCCTATCTCATTGGAGAAACTCAGACGACCGCGTATTGACTGCATGGTGAACCTTTCATCAATCCTACGGGATGGGATGCCGCGGGCTTATGAGCTTATCGATCAAGCAGTGAAGATGGTGGCAGAACTTCCTGAACTATCGGAACAAAACTTTGTTCGTAAGCACGTTCTGGAACGCGAAGCTGAGTTAGCCGAAGAACATGGGGCAGAAGAAGCTAGGCGTCTGGCTAGCTTGCGGGTTTTTTCTTCAGCGCCTGGTACTTACGGTACCGGCGTAGAGCTGGCAGTGTCTGCATCTGCCTGGAAAGAAGAGAAGGACCTTGGCGAGGTTTATTTCCATTGGACAGGTTATGCCTATGGCGAGGGAGTATATGCTCGCAAAGCCACTGACGAGTTGATCGACAACTGCCGCCGGGTGACTGTGACCTTCGAGAAATTCGATTCCGACGAAATCGATCTCTTGGACTGCTGTCACATTTACGGGGTACATGGAGGCTTTACTGTGGCGGCGCAGGTGGCATCTGGGAAGGAAGTGAAGACCCTTTTCGGTGATACTCATGACCCGGCCCGCCCGGTTATCCGCACTTTACGCGAGGAGCTTTCCCGTATTGCCCACACTCGGCTTTTAAATCCAGCGTGGATTGAGGGTAAGAAACGCCATGGGTACAAAGGGGCTGGGGATATCTCCAGCAGGGTCGACCACATGTATGGCTGGCAGGCCACCACGCGACAGGTGGAAAACTGGGTTTTCGACGGTATAGCAGAAAAATTTATAGTGGACGAAGAAAATCGTAAGTTCTTTGAAGAAAACAATCCCTGGGCGCTGGAAGAAATTACTCGGCGGCTGTTGGAGGCCGAAAGCCGGGGGTTATGGCAGGCCGACCCGGAAATGTTAACTCAAGTAAAGGAAATTTACCTGAAAATCGAGGGTTGGATGGAAGAAAACATGGGTGAGGTCAAAGGCGAATTTCAGGGTGGAGCTATTGATATTATAACATCTGAAGAGGTAGCTGATTGGAAATCTAAAATACAAGAAATCAAGGGAAAACTAGAAAAAGAAAATTAA
- a CDS encoding iron ABC transporter substrate-binding protein: MKKKICFLMIFVLMMSLLSACSHTNPDQTKRSASSTPKNKTVTITDLTGRQVKIDVPVNRVVAIGPGALRLVCYANGADKVVGIENFEKKSSSVTRPYILAYPQLKNLPIIGQGGKPDYLPNAEQIIDVKPDVIFVAYLTDKNQADALQDRTNIPVVVLSYGKLSTFDKNVYTSLQIIGKVIGEEKRANEVVDYLEKCQQDLNDRIKNISNDKKPRVYVGAIGNNGIESSQCKYPPFIAVNAENVVDETGKIGHITVDKEKLLKWDPDFIFLDAAGLSFVKEDYKKNPQFYQSLKAFKNEKVYSQIPFNYYTTNIDNAIADAYWTGKVLYPEQFKDIKPEEKANEIYKMLLKKPLYKDISEKLGGFEQLNFK, from the coding sequence ATGAAAAAGAAGATTTGCTTTTTAATGATTTTTGTTCTTATGATGTCTTTGTTATCTGCTTGCAGTCATACTAATCCAGATCAAACAAAAAGATCAGCAAGTTCAACGCCAAAGAATAAGACGGTTACGATTACCGATTTAACAGGACGTCAAGTAAAGATAGATGTTCCTGTAAATAGAGTTGTAGCAATCGGACCTGGTGCTTTAAGGCTTGTCTGTTATGCAAATGGTGCTGATAAGGTTGTTGGTATAGAAAATTTTGAGAAAAAGAGTTCTTCCGTAACAAGACCATATATTTTGGCATATCCTCAGCTAAAAAATTTACCTATAATAGGACAAGGGGGCAAACCAGATTATCTTCCAAATGCCGAACAAATTATTGATGTTAAACCTGATGTAATTTTTGTTGCATATTTAACAGATAAAAATCAGGCAGATGCGTTACAAGATAGAACCAATATTCCGGTTGTTGTATTAAGCTATGGAAAGTTATCCACATTTGATAAAAATGTTTACACATCATTGCAGATAATAGGTAAAGTAATTGGTGAAGAGAAAAGAGCAAATGAGGTAGTTGATTATCTTGAAAAATGTCAGCAAGATTTAAATGACAGAATAAAAAATATTTCTAATGATAAAAAACCGAGGGTTTATGTTGGTGCTATAGGAAATAATGGTATCGAAAGCTCACAATGTAAATATCCTCCTTTTATAGCTGTCAATGCAGAAAATGTAGTAGATGAAACAGGTAAAATCGGTCATATTACAGTTGATAAAGAAAAACTGTTGAAGTGGGATCCTGACTTTATTTTCTTAGATGCAGCAGGTCTCTCCTTTGTGAAGGAAGATTATAAGAAAAACCCTCAATTTTATCAATCATTGAAGGCATTTAAAAACGAAAAAGTTTATAGTCAAATTCCATTTAATTATTATACTACAAATATTGATAATGCCATTGCTGATGCTTATTGGACAGGTAAGGTTTTATATCCGGAGCAATTTAAAGATATTAAACCTGAAGAAAAAGCTAATGAAATTTATAAGATGCTTTTAAAGAAACCGCTATATAAAGATATTTCAGAAAAATTAGGTGGATTTGAACAATTGAATTTTAAATAA
- the tsaA gene encoding tRNA (N6-threonylcarbamoyladenosine(37)-N6)-methyltransferase TrmO has protein sequence MEIINIGVIHSPYKSPGDAPNQGCFSDEIMQLEIYPQFLDGLKDIERVTHLIVLYWCHLARRDVLQTKTPYGSKIRGVFACRSPARPNPIAFCVAKLLEVKGDRLFVRGIEAVDGSPIVDIKPYSTDIDSIHDASIGWFKK, from the coding sequence TTGGAGATTATTAATATCGGCGTCATTCACAGTCCTTATAAGTCACCAGGGGATGCACCGAACCAGGGGTGTTTTTCAGATGAAATAATGCAACTTGAGATTTATCCTCAATTTCTGGATGGATTAAAGGATATTGAAAGGGTTACACACTTAATTGTACTTTATTGGTGCCATTTAGCGCGTAGAGATGTGCTTCAGACTAAAACCCCTTATGGTTCTAAGATTCGCGGTGTATTTGCCTGCCGTTCTCCGGCACGTCCAAATCCCATTGCATTTTGTGTTGCAAAATTATTGGAAGTGAAAGGTGATAGATTATTTGTCCGTGGGATTGAAGCTGTAGATGGCAGTCCTATTGTGGATATAAAGCCTTATTCAACAGATATAGACAGTATTCATGATGCATCTATTGGCTGGTTTAAAAAATAA
- a CDS encoding flavin reductase family protein, whose translation MVIEPHKRSQVMPLPVVLISTIDKKGVRNLAPWSCVMPILRPLDEIAIASWIKRDTLNNIRETEEFVINIPTADMIEAVKISSQNFPPDVDEFEKAGLKSHISKKVNAPGVEDCLAWAECKLIEEISRKNYSLIISKVLHLEENDSYFNNKGEFDYEKAKPLLIYKMRFSYPVNVSNVMNLSI comes from the coding sequence ATGGTAATAGAGCCACATAAAAGGTCTCAGGTAATGCCGCTTCCAGTTGTATTAATTTCTACAATAGATAAAAAAGGAGTAAGAAATCTGGCTCCATGGTCTTGTGTTATGCCAATATTAAGACCGCTTGATGAAATTGCTATTGCTTCATGGATTAAACGTGATACTTTGAATAATATTCGTGAAACAGAAGAATTTGTCATAAATATACCAACAGCTGATATGATAGAAGCTGTTAAAATATCATCTCAGAATTTTCCGCCCGATGTTGATGAGTTTGAAAAAGCAGGTTTAAAATCTCATATATCTAAAAAAGTTAATGCTCCTGGTGTTGAAGATTGCCTAGCATGGGCTGAATGTAAATTAATTGAAGAAATCAGTAGAAAAAATTATTCTTTAATTATAAGTAAAGTATTGCATCTTGAAGAAAATGATTCTTATTTTAATAATAAAGGAGAATTTGATTATGAAAAAGCAAAGCCATTATTAATTTATAAGATGCGATTTTCATATCCAGTTAATGTTAGTAATGTAATGAATTTAAGTATATAA
- a CDS encoding iron ABC transporter substrate-binding protein has product MKNISSQFKFFVVALLTIVIITTACSSKAPVQQKQETTTAQQETKPQKINVTDLAGRQVELTIPVNRVVGLTSALRFITCIDGAKKVVGIEDINLKATDGLTYNTAYRDELSKLPVVGVGGSKAAANPEKLVEVKPDVIFTGFSDKSQADNLQTKTGIPVVVLSYGTSIFDEDFYKSLKLVGKIMGDETRAQKVVDYIKNCQKDLNDRTKGIPNDKKPTVYVGAVSHAGSHGIESTRGNYPPFVIVNAKNVADETGKNGSIDIDKEKLLSWNPDIIFIDEGGLPLVKQDYQKDPKFYQSLKAVKDGHVYGLLPYVYNGTNIDTAIADCYYVGKVLYPEQFKDIDPAKKADEIYKFFYGKPLYETLAKSSGGFKQITLGQ; this is encoded by the coding sequence ATGAAAAACATATCATCACAATTTAAGTTTTTTGTTGTTGCATTGCTTACAATTGTTATCATTACTACAGCATGCAGCTCTAAAGCCCCTGTTCAGCAAAAACAGGAAACGACAACAGCACAACAGGAAACAAAACCGCAAAAGATTAATGTTACAGACCTTGCAGGTCGTCAGGTTGAACTTACTATTCCTGTAAATAGGGTTGTAGGTTTGACCAGTGCTTTAAGATTCATTACATGCATAGACGGGGCTAAAAAAGTCGTTGGTATTGAGGATATTAATTTAAAAGCCACTGATGGTTTAACGTATAATACGGCATATAGAGATGAATTATCAAAATTGCCAGTAGTTGGAGTAGGAGGGTCTAAGGCAGCTGCTAATCCAGAAAAGCTTGTAGAGGTAAAGCCAGATGTTATTTTTACAGGATTTTCCGACAAATCACAGGCAGATAACCTTCAGACAAAGACAGGTATTCCTGTTGTAGTTTTAAGTTATGGAACTTCAATTTTTGATGAAGACTTTTATAAATCTCTTAAGCTTGTTGGAAAAATTATGGGAGATGAAACAAGAGCACAGAAAGTAGTAGATTATATAAAAAATTGTCAGAAGGATTTAAATGACAGGACAAAAGGGATTCCAAACGATAAGAAACCAACGGTATATGTTGGAGCAGTTAGCCATGCTGGTTCTCATGGAATAGAAAGTACACGTGGTAATTATCCGCCATTTGTAATTGTAAATGCTAAAAATGTTGCAGATGAAACTGGTAAAAATGGTAGTATTGATATAGATAAAGAAAAGCTTTTGTCATGGAATCCTGATATTATTTTTATTGATGAGGGTGGTTTACCATTAGTTAAACAGGATTATCAAAAAGACCCGAAGTTTTATCAATCCTTAAAGGCGGTAAAAGATGGACATGTTTATGGATTGTTGCCGTATGTATACAATGGAACTAATATTGATACAGCAATTGCTGATTGTTATTATGTAGGTAAGGTTTTATATCCGGAGCAGTTTAAGGATATAGACCCTGCTAAAAAGGCGGATGAAATATACAAATTTTTCTATGGGAAACCTTTATATGAAACATTAGCTAAGTCTTCGGGTGGCTTTAAACAGATAACCTTAGGTCAATAA
- a CDS encoding FecCD family ABC transporter permease — MKQQAMENIPSSYQKYTGRKIFIILLCALFVLVLSVYAINAGSAGTTLKEVLTTLLNRSDNRLSIIVWNIRLPRILSAIVAGVGLSIAGCVMQSILRNPLASPFTIGISQGAAFGAAMAIIAFGAGSAQNSASESIIINNPYMVVIFAFLGAMSSTIVILMLSSIFRVTPEAMILTGVALSSLFSAATMLLQYFADDVNVASVVFWTFGDIGRASWRDLLIMTIIILAGFVYFMFNRWNYNALNSGEETAKGLGVDVERIRLIGMFIASLISAVTVSFLGIIGFIGLAGPHIMRRLIGGDHRFLIPASGVIGGLLLLGSDTIGRTVIAPIVLPVGAITSLFGAPLFLYLLSRRLNR, encoded by the coding sequence GTGAAACAGCAAGCGATGGAAAACATTCCAAGCAGTTATCAGAAATATACCGGAAGAAAAATTTTTATAATTTTATTGTGTGCACTTTTTGTTTTAGTTTTGTCAGTATATGCAATAAATGCCGGTTCTGCCGGTACCACCTTAAAGGAGGTATTGACGACCTTATTAAATAGAAGTGATAACAGGCTGAGTATTATTGTATGGAATATAAGATTGCCGAGGATTTTATCTGCGATTGTAGCGGGAGTTGGTCTTTCAATAGCCGGCTGTGTAATGCAGAGCATTCTTAGAAATCCTCTTGCCTCCCCTTTTACAATAGGTATTTCACAAGGTGCGGCATTTGGAGCGGCGATGGCTATCATTGCATTTGGAGCAGGCAGTGCACAAAACAGTGCATCTGAGTCAATAATCATCAATAATCCGTATATGGTTGTTATATTTGCATTTTTAGGAGCAATGTCATCAACGATAGTTATCCTTATGCTGTCTTCAATTTTCAGGGTAACTCCTGAAGCCATGATATTGACAGGTGTTGCTCTAAGCTCGTTGTTTTCGGCTGCTACTATGCTTCTGCAGTATTTTGCAGATGATGTGAACGTTGCTTCTGTGGTATTCTGGACATTTGGGGATATCGGAAGGGCGTCCTGGCGGGACTTACTTATCATGACTATAATCATTTTAGCCGGATTTGTTTATTTCATGTTTAACAGATGGAATTATAACGCCTTAAACAGCGGCGAAGAAACCGCAAAAGGACTTGGTGTAGATGTAGAAAGAATAAGATTAATAGGTATGTTTATAGCATCCTTAATAAGTGCGGTAACTGTTTCTTTCTTAGGCATAATTGGTTTTATCGGATTAGCAGGTCCTCATATAATGAGAAGGCTGATTGGAGGAGACCATCGCTTTTTAATCCCTGCTTCAGGAGTTATTGGAGGACTGCTGCTTTTAGGTTCTGACACCATAGGAAGAACGGTTATTGCTCCGATAGTGCTTCCGGTAGGAGCTATAACTTCCCTTTTTGGAGCACCGCTCTTTTTATATCTCCTTTCAAGGAGGCTTAACAGATGA
- a CDS encoding ABC transporter ATP-binding protein: protein MILEVDGIEFRYISVPTLKDVSFSLKRGELLSVLGNNGAGKSTLLKCINRILKPQKGTAYIEKRDIAKLSRREVAQKMGYVAQRYENARFTVFDAVLLGRKPHIKWDVTKKDMDIVNRVLEKLNLQQFALRYLDELSGGELQKVVIARALAQEPQVLLLDEPTSNLDLKNQIEVLRILKQTVEEENIAAIVIMHDLNLSLRFSNKFLLLKDKTIFACGGMEIMTSKNIASVYGIPIAVEKFHDIPVVVPL, encoded by the coding sequence ATGATATTAGAAGTAGATGGAATAGAATTCAGATATATAAGCGTACCCACATTAAAAGATGTAAGTTTCAGTCTCAAAAGGGGAGAACTGCTGTCTGTTTTAGGGAATAATGGTGCTGGAAAGTCTACACTTTTAAAATGCATCAACAGGATTTTAAAGCCGCAAAAAGGCACAGCATACATTGAAAAAAGAGATATTGCAAAATTAAGCCGCAGGGAAGTAGCACAAAAGATGGGATATGTCGCACAAAGATATGAAAATGCTCGTTTTACGGTATTTGATGCCGTTCTTCTTGGAAGAAAACCCCATATCAAATGGGATGTTACAAAGAAGGATATGGATATAGTAAACAGGGTTTTAGAAAAATTAAACCTACAGCAATTTGCACTGCGATATTTAGATGAATTAAGCGGTGGGGAACTGCAAAAGGTTGTTATAGCAAGAGCATTGGCGCAGGAACCGCAGGTACTTTTGTTGGACGAACCGACAAGCAACCTGGATTTAAAAAATCAAATCGAGGTGCTGAGGATACTGAAACAGACAGTAGAAGAGGAAAATATTGCTGCAATTGTTATAATGCATGACCTTAATCTGTCATTAAGGTTTTCTAACAAATTTCTGCTTTTAAAAGATAAGACAATTTTTGCCTGTGGAGGGATGGAAATCATGACATCAAAAAATATAGCATCTGTTTATGGGATTCCCATTGCTGTAGAAAAATTTCATGATATACCCGTGGTTGTTCCGTTATAA
- a CDS encoding nitrogenase reductase, with translation MPKLIISGRGGSGKSTLVTLLAQRLGEEGKVLVVDSDESNLGLNAMFGIEPPSQSLMDYLGGKPAVSKKLRARMQSNGDEKIALFEENVGLDELPTQCVSRKGSVSLLRIGKIEHSMEGCACPMGALARDFLNHLVLKEGEWVLVDTEAGVEHFGRGVIEGVDSVIMVVDPSYEAVLLAEKAAKLAHEAKKDFGVVLNKVNEKTESDLKEMLAGKGIEIKGIMPFSEQIARTNLLGGALQTNAVKQELDKIINGLK, from the coding sequence ATGCCAAAATTAATTATAAGCGGTCGTGGAGGCAGCGGTAAAAGCACATTAGTAACATTATTAGCACAAAGGCTTGGAGAGGAAGGAAAAGTTCTTGTTGTGGATTCGGACGAGTCTAATCTTGGGTTAAATGCAATGTTTGGTATTGAACCGCCATCTCAAAGTCTGATGGATTATTTAGGAGGGAAACCAGCCGTATCTAAAAAGCTAAGAGCCCGTATGCAAAGCAATGGTGATGAGAAGATAGCCCTTTTTGAAGAAAATGTAGGTTTAGATGAACTGCCAACCCAATGTGTCAGCAGAAAAGGGTCTGTGTCATTACTAAGAATTGGGAAAATTGAACATAGTATGGAAGGATGCGCCTGCCCTATGGGTGCGTTAGCCCGTGATTTTTTAAACCATTTAGTACTTAAAGAAGGAGAATGGGTATTGGTAGATACAGAAGCAGGTGTGGAGCATTTTGGAAGAGGTGTCATTGAAGGTGTGGATTCTGTTATTATGGTAGTTGACCCATCATATGAAGCGGTACTACTGGCAGAAAAGGCAGCAAAATTGGCACATGAGGCAAAGAAGGATTTTGGGGTAGTATTAAATAAGGTAAACGAAAAAACGGAATCGGACTTAAAAGAAATGCTGGCAGGAAAAGGTATCGAAATCAAGGGTATTATGCCGTTCTCTGAACAAATAGCCCGTACAAATCTGCTTGGAGGAGCTTTGCAAACAAATGCGGTAAAGCAAGAGCTTGATAAGATAATCAATGGATTAAAATAA
- a CDS encoding class I SAM-dependent methyltransferase, whose protein sequence is MESLNKRLCEVDFWQNVWEDAKNSSFNMRKKIRTEKEDIEFWNKFAPSYGKNTSGRGKERLEKVIRLLESEGILSPEAEILDIGCGPGTYAIPFAKRVKSVTAVDGAEEMCRILKENMEKSGLKNINILNRLWGDVDIKKEGLENGFDLVFASMTPAVSDYKALMKMNEASRKYCCLISWAGARFNPARNELWKIIFHEEDKGMANMIIYPFNLLYSLGYYPTMQYLNTGWMQEETIDEAVESLSRTFWRFTEITPEIKDIIYNYVKEKAKDGLFRQETKVRMGIMTWRVDEGGKI, encoded by the coding sequence ATGGAATCGCTTAATAAAAGACTTTGTGAAGTGGATTTTTGGCAGAATGTTTGGGAAGATGCCAAGAATTCTTCATTTAATATGAGGAAAAAAATTCGCACTGAAAAAGAAGATATTGAATTTTGGAATAAATTTGCACCATCATATGGAAAAAATACTTCCGGGAGAGGTAAGGAACGCTTAGAGAAGGTCATAAGGCTTCTCGAAAGTGAAGGGATACTTTCTCCGGAAGCAGAGATTTTGGATATCGGTTGTGGTCCAGGAACATATGCAATACCGTTTGCAAAAAGAGTAAAATCGGTTACGGCGGTTGACGGTGCCGAAGAAATGTGCAGAATTCTCAAGGAAAATATGGAAAAGTCAGGACTAAAAAATATAAATATATTGAATAGGTTATGGGGGGATGTGGATATTAAAAAAGAAGGGCTTGAAAATGGTTTTGACCTTGTATTTGCCTCTATGACACCTGCTGTAAGTGATTATAAAGCCTTAATGAAAATGAATGAAGCCTCAAGGAAATATTGCTGCTTAATATCGTGGGCTGGAGCGAGATTTAATCCAGCAAGAAATGAATTATGGAAAATTATATTTCATGAGGAAGACAAAGGCATGGCTAATATGATTATTTATCCATTTAACCTTCTTTATAGTTTAGGATATTATCCTACAATGCAGTACCTTAATACAGGATGGATGCAAGAAGAAACCATAGATGAGGCTGTTGAAAGTTTGTCACGTACGTTTTGGAGATTTACAGAAATCACTCCTGAGATTAAAGACATTATCTATAATTATGTTAAGGAAAAGGCGAAAGATGGTCTATTCCGCCAAGAAACAAAGGTTCGGATGGGTATTATGACATGGCGTGTTGATGAAGGAGGAAAGATTTAA